A single region of the Cyclopterus lumpus isolate fCycLum1 chromosome 16, fCycLum1.pri, whole genome shotgun sequence genome encodes:
- the LOC117745577 gene encoding ankyrin repeat domain-containing protein 34A — protein sequence MGDGGPLQTEGNALLKAVFQGKLRLTRLLLEGGAYINEGNERGETPISATCLASYDDPQTRQRMVRYLLEKGADPNIPDKSGRTALMHACAEQAGMEVVSLLLENGADPSLKDYSGSSALVHAINKGDRDTLQVLLDACKAKGKEVIIITTDTSPSGTKKTKQYLNAPPSPCILEQLSPTCMSPSEVEIGTSSPLGDKSRDEEGIFSFALTSALPLPSARPPGEKRPPPRKLLKRLNSEPWGLVAPSALIGVPQERLDSGLQEEGGGCDLSRTIAEINGLSIAEQVRPRLSRRHSIETHDPCSPKLIDRSCSEDYAALSGSSWADKVQQHQILYRRNTAPESQENAGGPGAAAARALAHPKLTRMEHYESDTHLSPESIPGSPDSGRVSVERRRYNASPLSLVTSSSRESLENIPNSVSPISVRRRPPGLLERRGSGTLLLDHISHTRPGFLPPLNINPQRPIPDIRANGKPTSPIHSGHKILVPVAPASPKRGPDFKMKKKLMRRHSMQTEQMKQLSTFQEILAEKVVESHGD from the coding sequence ATGGGAGATGGGGGACCCCTGCAGACCGAGGGGAACGCCCTCCTCAAAGCCGTCTTTCAGGGGAAGCTGAGGTTGACCCGCCTGCTGCTGGAGGGCGGAGCTTACATCAACGAGGGCAACGAGCGTGGGGAGACGCCGATCTCCGCCACCTGCTTGGCGAGCTATGACGACCCGCAGACCCGGCAGAGGATGGTGAGGTACCTGCTGGAGAAAGGCGCCGACCCGAACATCCCCGACAAGAGCGGGAGGACGGCGCTAATGCACGCCTGTGCCGAGCAGGCGGGGATGGAGGTGGTCTCGCTCCTGCTGGAAAACGGGGCCGATCCGAGCCTCAAGGATTACTCCGGCTCTTCGGCTCTCGTCCACGCCATCAACAAGGGAGACCGCGACACCCTGCAGGTGCTCCTGGATGCCTGCAAAGCAAAAGGCAAGGAGGTGATCATCATCACTACCGACACGTCTCCTTCCGGCACCAAGAAGACCAAGCAGTACCTCAATGCCCCTCCATCGCCGTGCATCTTGGAACAACTGTCACCGACCTGCATGTCTCCCTCCGAGGTGGAGATCGGCACCTCCTCGCCGTTGGGAGACAAGAGCAGAGACGAGGAGGGGATCTTCAGCTTCGCGCTCACCTCGGCGTTGCCTTTACCTTCGGCTCGACCTCCGGGAGAAAAGAGGCCGCCGCCACGCAAGCTGCTGAAGAGGCTGAACTCGGAGCCCTGGGGCCTGGTGGCGCCCTCGGCCCTGATCGGGGTTCCTCAGGAGAGGTTGGACAGCGGcctacaggaggagggaggaggctgcGATCTGAGCAGGACGATCGCCGAGATTAACGGGCTGTCCATCGCAGAGCAGGTAAGACCTCGGCTGTCACGCCGGCACAGCATCGAGACCCATGACCCCTGCTCCCCCAAACTCATCGATCGGTCCTGCTCCGAGGACTACGCGGCCCTGTCCGGTTCCTCCTGGGCCGACAAAGTCCAGCAGCATCAGATCCTGTACCGTAGGAACACAGCCCCAGAGTCCCAGGAGAATGCCGGCGGCCCCGGTGCGGCTGCTGCCCGGGCCCTGGCTCACCCCAAACTGACCCGGATGGAGCATTACGAGTCGGACACTCACCTCAGCCCGGAGTCCATCCCTGGGTCTCCGGACTCCGGTCGGGTGTCTGTGGAGCGGAGGAGGTACAACGCCTCCCCCCTGTCGCTGGtcaccagctcctccagggagTCTCTGGAGAACATCCCCAACTCGGTGTCCCCCATCAGCGTGCGCAGGCGTCCCCCGGGGCTGCTGGAGCGTCGGGGCTCCGGGACCCTCCTTCTGGACCACATCTCCCACACCAGGCCCGGCTTCCTGCCGCCGCTCAACATCAACCCCCAGAGACCCATCCCCGACATCCGGGCCAACGGCAAGCCCACCTCCCCCATCCACTCCGGGCACAAGATCCTGGTCCCCGTGGCCCCCGCCTCGCCCAAACGGGGCCCCGACttcaagatgaagaagaagctgaTGAGGAGGCACTCGATGCAGACGGAGCAGATGAAGCAGCTCTCCACCTTCCAGGAGATTCTGGCCGAGAAGGTTGTCGAGTCCCACGGGGATTGA